One genomic segment of Centroberyx gerrardi isolate f3 chromosome 4, fCenGer3.hap1.cur.20231027, whole genome shotgun sequence includes these proteins:
- the st7 gene encoding LOW QUALITY PROTEIN: suppressor of tumorigenicity 7 protein homolog (The sequence of the model RefSeq protein was modified relative to this genomic sequence to represent the inferred CDS: substituted 1 base at 1 genomic stop codon), translating to MFGTESSLSMFLNTLTPKFYVALTGTSSLISGLILIFEWWYFRKYGTSFIEQVSVSHLRPLLGGVDSSSPSNSNTSNGEADSNRQSVSECKVWRNPLNLFRGAEYNRYTWVTGREPLTYYDMNLSAQDHQTFFTCDSDHLRPADAIMQKAWRERNPQARISAAHEALELEEXVHNLSLSLSLSLSLSLSXXXXLFKQALKAGESCYRRSQQLQHHGTQYEAQHRRDTNVLVYIKRRLAMCSRKLGRTREAVKMMRDLMKEFPLLSMFNIHENLLESLLELQNYADVQAVLAKYDDISLPKSATICYTAALLKARAVSDKFSPEAASRRGLSTAEMNAVEAIHRAVEFNPHVPKYLLEMKSLILPPEHILKRGDSEAIAYAFFHLQHWKRVEGALNLLHCTWEGTFRMIPYPLEKGHLFYPYPICTETADRELLPMFHEVSVYPKKELPFFILFTAGLCSFTAMLALLTHQFPELMGVFAKAFLSTLFAPLNFIMEKVESILPSSLWHQLTRI from the exons TAAGCATGTTTCTGAACACCCTGACACCCAAGTTCTACGTGGCTCTGACGGGAACCTCCTCCCTCATATCAGGACTCATACTG ataTTTGAGTGGTGGTATTTCAGGAAGTATGGCACCTCCTTCATAGAGCAGGTGTCGGTGAGCCACCTGCGCCCCCTGCTGGGCGGAGTGGACAGCAGCTCCCCCAGCAACTCCAACACTAGTAATGGAGAGGCCGACTCCAATCGGCAAAGTGTGTCCG AATGTAAAGTATGGCGAAATCCGCTGAATTTATTTCGTGGAGCTGAATATAATCG gtaTACGTGGGTGACAGGCAGAGAGCCGCTGACGTACTACGACATGAACCTGTCAGCGCAAGACCACCAGACCTTCTTCACCTGCGACTCAGACCACCTCCGCCCTGCAGACGCca tcATGCAGAAGgcgtggagagagaggaacccACAGGCTCGTATCTCTGCTGCACATGAAGCTCTGGAGCTGGAAGAGTGAgttcacaatctctctctctctctctctctctctctctctctctctctctc NNNNNNNNNNNNTTTGTTTAAACAGGCGCTGAAGGCCGGAGAGAGCTGCTACCGCCGcagccagcagctccagcaccaCGGTACACAGTATGAAGCCCAGCaca gAAGGGACACCAACGTCTTGGTGTACATAAAGAGGAGACTGGCCATGTGCTCCAGAAAGCTCGGCCGCACACGAGAAGCAGTTAAAATGATGAGAGAC ttAATGAAGGAGTTCCCTCTCCTCAGTATGTTCAACATCCATGAGAACCTGCTGGAGTCACTGCTAGAGCTCCAGAACTACGCCGACGTCCAGGCCGTTCTGGCCAAGTACGACG ATATTAGCTTACCCAAATCCGCAACAATATGCTACACAGCAGCCTTGCTCAAAGCCAGGGCGGTATCGGACAA gttctCTCCAGAGGCAGCGTCCAGGCGAGGGCTGAGTACAGCAGAGATGAACGCAGTAGAAGCCATCCACAGAGCGGTGGAGTTCAACCCCCACGTCCCCAAA TATCTGTTGGAGATGAAGAGTCTGATTCTTCCTCCAGAACACATCCTGAAGCGAGGCGACAGCGAGGCCATCGCCTACGCCTTCTTCCACCTGCAGCACTGGAAGAGGGTGGAGGGGGCGCTCAACCTGCTGCACTGCACCTGGGAGGgca cgttcAGAATGATCCCGTACCCTCTGGAGAAGGGTCATCTGTTCTACCCCTACCCCATCTGCACAGAGACCGCCGACAGAGAGCTGCTACCCA TGTTTCACGAGGTGTCGGTCTACCCGAAGAAGGAGCTGCCCTTCTTCATCCTGTTCACGGCCGGTCTCTGCTCCTTCACCGCCATGCTGGCTCTGCTCACACACCAGTTCCCCGAACTCATGGGAGTCTTCGCTAAAgct ttcctCAGCACGCTGTTTGCTCCTCTGAACTTCATCATGGAGAAGGTGGAGAGCATCCTGCCATCCAGCCTCTGGCACCAACTCACCCGCATCTAA